aaaacgtgtgtgtatgtaggtgtgtatgaatgtaaaaacaaaagacatgtatgcatgaaaaaacatgtatgtgtgtgtaagaaaaaAGCATGTAGTATGTATagtataatgtatgtatgtaggtatgtatGTGCTATGTAAGAAacacatgtatgtatgaagAAACAGGTATGTATGTGCTATGtaagaaaaaacatgaatgtatgtagtatgtatgaaaaacaggtatgaatgtgtgtatgtacataaatttgtatgtatgaatgaaaaaaacatgcatgtaaaaccatatctgtctgtatgtttgtatgtatgaaagaacatgtatgtatgtgtgaatgacaaaatgcatgtatgtatgcaaaacATGTTTACGAAAACGTGTGTGtaagtatgtatgaaaaagtATGTAGgtgtgtatgaatgtaaaaacatgtatgtatttgtgaatGAGAGaacatgcatgtatgcataaaaaatatgtatgaaaaatatgtatgtatgtaaacacGTGTATGTATgttaaaacatgtatgtatgcaaaaaCGTATATATGAAAAACGTATGTATGCGAaaacgtgtgtatgtatgaaaaaacatgcatttgtgtgtatgaaaaaacatgtatgtagtATGTATGAAAAAACAGGCATGTAAGAATGTATGCATGTACATAAAAttgtatgtatgaatgaatgaaaaaaacaagcatgtaTTCATGagaaaacatgcatgtaaaaacatgtctgtatgtatgtttgtatgcatgaaagaacatgtatgtaaaaatgtatgtatgtgtatgcatgtttgtatgaaaaatCACGTATTTGTctaaaatacatgtatgtaaaaccatgtatgtatgcatttatcAAAAACCTGTATTTGTAtgaaaaaacatgcatgtaagtaaacatgtatgtgtgtgtgtgtgtaaaaacatgtaattatgtatgtaaaaacatgtaCGTACGTACACATACAGAGTTAACTGATTTGCTAAATGTCAACAGGCAAGGTTACGACTGTTCAGCGGAGCCTGCTCAGTGCTGGCCAGTGGGATGAGGATCCTGGGCATCACACCGGTTGATAAAAtgtgaaagtttgttttttcagttttttttctgtaggcACTGCACTGTTAAAGTTAATTTGtactgtaaattatattttcaaaataaaatcatcttCCTTCATTGAACTCAGTTTCACCCACAGCATGTTTTATCAAGGTTAGACTGATACAACCAGCTCAGCTGAGTTTCAACTGAAGGCTTTTCTCTGCATAACAGAACCTGCCAACcagtttactgtaaaacaatgaATAGAGATACTTTCTTGTTCAATAGGAACAAGAGAAAATATTGCTGTATTTAAGCACATGGATAAACGTATTTAAAAAAGAggtgtttgttattttgcttACCCttgttgatataaatggggtggacaacataatagaaacacctctcaaagAAGTTTCAAGAAAAACCTTCATGATGGTAGGATTTACTACAGgattgttgtattagactgcattagttttgtTTCGGCGTACCCAATAAACTGGTAAAAGACTGAGACTAAAGCTGCATGTCCAAAgatcagcatcctcaccagttgaggatccatgtagaagacgtataaataaaaagaacagtTAATCTAATTTACGCTTACACTTtcgctgttgtgttttttgatttggaaaggctacaaaaacaaaaagaaaccacCCTTCAAACTCTTCAAATGCAGTATATCGCTTGACGGGTCTGCcatgcctagttacggttgctaaacTATGATTAGACAATCACTGTAAGGAGTTAAGCGAACAATGAATTGAAAGTACAGGGGTAAAATAGTTCATTCTGAGCAGAGATGGTCTTATTTCCATTCAGTTTtaataaaagcttcaaaattacttttaaaacagAAGGCGACACAGACGTGATACAAAAGACGACAAGACACTGGAGAGATGATATTTTAAACATATAATCACACATGCAATCTGTTGTCATCCTTCTTTCAAGTATGTTTTCCTTTTGAGTTGGGCACATTCAGAATCAGCACTATGTGATACTGGACATAAGACACTGATTGAAAAAGAAACCTCCATGATAAGGAGTTGTGATGTGTATAAGCCCCCTATAACAGATATATGGAGGCATCAAAATAATAGTAACAATGCCCTGTTAGTACTTATCGCTCCAGCATGGCTGAAGATGAATTAGAAGACTTCACTGATACCTTCAGATTATTTACAAACTTTAAAAGCAGCTAGCTATGCGGGCCAGTTAAAAAAATcagtcaaatgtgttttgttttttttcttaactgaaAGATGACTcaaataatgcaataaaaacattaaggttttttaaaatgatctggGAAACATACTGTAACAAGTCCAATGTGGGTGGAAGTGGGCTGGATTGAGGGAGCAGACCTACATTGTCGTCTACGTGATGAACTGAACAGAGCCCGTGTTCATTCTGAAACCAACTAACTAAGAGTGGCTCCCTGATTTCGTCAGTGCAGGAGCTTTAGGTCCCCATAAAAAGGTGGCCATCACAACACAGACCTTGTCCACCAGCGAGAGAGACTCCTCTGCTGCGGGTCGGTGTCTCACACATTGATCAGTTTCTGTTTGGATTCCTTGTCTGTGTCTTGCAGGCTCAGCTTGGATGTGTCTTGCTTTGGAAGTCCATATAGGTagatggaaacacacaccaGGATGGTTCCAGAGGCAAACGTGATTGCTGCacgagagggaaagaaaggcaAAATCAGACACTTCCACCATAAAAAATGTGGAATGGCAGCATGACATGAATGGGAGAACAAATTATTTTATAGGTCCAGAAATTTCCTGGGGAGTTTCCCCAGAAAGGACTTGGTGATTTGGTCATAAATATAGGAGAAATATAGACAAAGTTCTTTAAGAGTTTATCATTTAAAAGCAGTTGTTAACTTGCAGAGGAAAAGttccatatttatttatttattttttttaaatggtatgCTTCCCAGTAGgcacattttacatgtttgcatgttcagctgacctgctgtgcaccCACTACAAGAGTGTTTCAGCAATAaattggaattaattaattgaaagTGTATCAATTGAACGCTGTTTCCATGTTTCCTGCAATAAGTACCAAATTGCGTCCTTTGCAGAAACATTAGTAAGATCTAGAGCAAATGCTTCTGTTATTGATAATGTGCAAACATACAAGCCACAACCACACAAACTAATAACACACACCCTCGCCCGACggcaaaaacaataaagatcTATTGCTCCATCATCAGTATACCAACAATGTGGTTATGAGAACCTAACGTACTTATCTGTAGTCCAAACAAGACGACCGATGCCACAGTTGAGAGAACAATGgcggctgcagcagagaagccCTTCATGATGTTGTCTGTGTACTTTACCACCACCGACGTGTACAGACCGCCCATACTGGCCAAGACTGGAAGCGCAAAGAGCAATGTTAGCTAAAATACTGTGAAGAAAAGTGAAATCAAATAGAAAACTCCTCAGGGTTAGTCATACTTACATACTACAAAGAACACCCAGGGTGTATAACCGAAGAAGAAGCCTTTCTCCAGGACGTTATTGCCATCGTTCAGGTAAACACCGATCAGGGTGACCACGATGCCGGAGAGGTACATCTGGATGTTTCTCACCCACAGAGACGTGTCCGAGCTCTTCAACACCTTCTCAAAGTAAACGCCTAAATCAGAAAGTAGAAACAGTAGTAACTGTTAGGTGCAAgtaaatattcacaaatatttGATGGTGGATACCTCAAAGAACGATACGTTAAAAACAAGATGACAGATTGGACTCATTGCAAATAAAAGAATTTAAGCAAATGACATCAGTTGGTAGTGCACATAATGAGTTGGCTGGTGAATGCATTAGCACAGTGTTTGTTTAGTTACTGAGGGTCTTTGTATTATGTGTGGTAGCTTAATCAATAATGGATAAAAAGCCACTGCCAGTCTTTAACACAGAATCCTGTGCCACCTTTACCTGCAAATCCAGAGCAAAGCACAGCAATAGCGATGGCAATGAACCCAACAAAAGGATTTTGCTCAATCtggaaggaaacaaagaaatgacGTGAGCCACCAGACAGATGGTAAAATATCCCCTGCAGGCTGAGAACATGCAGGTAATAAAATCCATAGTGAGAGTCACCAGGATGGTTTTAACCTTTAAAATTTAACTTGTGCCACGCCCACCTGAACTTTGGTGGCCTCTGCAGGCTTCCATTGGACGAAGGTTACGCCTGCGCAGAGCGTGAAGACAGAGAACCACTGCAGCCGGCTGAGAGAGCGGCTCAGCATGAGGACTGTGCACAAGGCCGTGCATGGGATCTTCAGCTGATAGGTCACctacacaggaaaacacaagtTAGGTCTAATATCTATTGCTTTTTAAAACCTATTCATAGAGGGAAGGTGGACTGAGAGTTCCTTTTTATACTGATACAGAATAATCACTGTTGTTACTATTAGACACAGGGCAACTATTTGTTTTCAGCATGAACTTCAAACTTTGGAGAGGTCAATACATTGGAAGATTACTTTCCCTAAATGTGCTCTGAATTGTTAGCATTCTACCCTGAAACCAAAGTGGAACTGCAAGCTTCGGCTTTTGCGCCCCAACAATGTGCGTCTAGTtgtgctgaaacgattagttgaaCAAATCAACAGTCATTCTGATAACTGATCAATTCTTGgagtaatttatcaagcaaaaaaagccaaatattcactggttccagcttttcaaaaggTCAGGatcaagacatttaaagacgtcactttgggatTTGAGAATATATCATAGACatattctgacatttcatagactaagTGGGTAAGTAATTAATACAGAAACCATCCACAGATTGGTCAATAAaaactgctgtttgttgctgcctagagaagaaaaaatgatcaaaactaTAAAGTGGTCCATTGAAAAGGCTGCAGCCTCAGGCCTCAGCTGTGCAGTTAGATTTGATTGGCTCACTGCCAAGCTACACTAGATCTCAAAGACAGCAGCAATGAAACACTTAATTGACATATCTCAGTCAGAAGCATGGCATTAATCTGGCATTCATTTGACAAAGATAGTGTCATTGTGCTTTATTTGACACAGTAAATCATAAAATGACATATTCTCTTAAAAGACAccaaatagtaaaaaaaaagctacgAAACAGTCATTCGAGCTACAACAAGTAGAAGATGGAAagaaaattaataattaatcggcaactattttgatcatcgaCTGATCTTCTGGAACTGTTCTGCTCTAGTCTATACATTGTAAGGTCAGTGGGTGGAGCAAAGACTACAAGTTCACCAGTGGTCCACACCCAGTTTGAACAAAAGGACAGGATTCAGGTCATACCTGATAAACTGCTGCATCGAGGTTACTCAAAGCAAGAAAGGCCATGTTATTCTGAATAGCATAAACTATCGAGGGCACGCTCAGCTTCAGCAGTTCTTTTGGGCTGCGGAACACATGTTCCACTAAGATGTTCTTCATTCTGATGGGGCTTCCTGTTTCTCTGGGAGaggagacataaaaacagacgGATGAAGAAGAAGTGTAAACACTTCAGATGATTCACTTAAATATACATTCATTCCACTTATGGAAGTGGTTGAACGACTATTCTTGAACGCGCAGAAGACTGAGAACAGTGTCTCACATGCTTGTAATGTACGGACCAGAAAGGCAGCTCAGGTCCTCTGATACATTTTTTAGTTAAGTTACAAAAAGGTCAAGTGAGGctgctttctttatttttagtttAGATGCTGGAACAGTGTTCCTGAATATCTGAGAGTAGCTGAAACTGTTGATATCTTCAAACAGACACTTAAAACGTACCACCTTAGTCCAGCTTTTGATaacaatgtttaatgttttaaaatcttgtcttttatggattttatgccatttttatttgaattttaaacTTATGTATATATCTCTCTCGCTATAATACAGTTTTCCTTGTGCATTAGACTACAATTGTTTACAACTGTAATTTTTACAGCCTTACTATTAGCTTGAGTCCCCTGTAAAGCACTTCGGTGTGCCCTAacatataaaatgaatgaatgtgtatgAAAGGTGCTATGCAAATGAAATTTGATTGTTTGTTCAAGGATAAGCAAACCTTGTCTCTCAGTAGATTAAAGGAGGGAACTATACTCTATACACATACTACACATAGATTTCACACGATTGAGAATAACAGTCCCGTTCTGAAACTTGTTCATCTCTCAGCTGGAGAGAGTGAAGAAGTCAGCAGACAAGTAATCCTACAAGGCCAGTAAGATCTGAAGTCTAGGGGAATAAAAGCAATTCTTATATGATTCTCGTCCCTGTTGTTACATCCCACCTGACTCCCATTGAGAACAAAATACATCCCTCTACCTCTACGCTGTCTAATGcattatgtgtaaatgtattattttcattataaaattGATTTGCCAATTATTcttgattaatggattaatcatttggtctataaaatgaaagacaatagtgaaaaatgcagatcacaatttcctaaagcccaaggtgacgtgtGCGATAGGAAACCGAAAGAGATTTGCAGCAAATCCTCCCAATTTAGAATCAGTAACTCACAAAACATCTGCCAAACCCAATTCCACTCCTGTGGTCAataatgtagagctgaaattattagattgacagaaaattgtATCAGCAACTACTTTGATAATAGAAACTGTTTAAAGATAGCATCATGTTTATCTGTGACATGGGAAAATGTAGTGAAACAGGAGCAAGTAGAGAGGACTTTGAGTTTACTAACAGTAGCGTTATTATTGAAATGAGCAAGGGCACAATTTATTACTAATGAATTCAACTATACATCTGTAAGACGAACAGTGCGTTATTCCTTCTTTCGAATGTTATATAGTTTTACTTTATGTTATTTGTTATGAAAATGCCAAACCTAGTTAACTAGTTCAAATGTCttaattgtgaggatttgctgctcaCCTTTGGCTTCTGCATagtaaattgaacatctttgggtttatCTTTGAGACCGTCAGTCACACAAAacgagcaatttgaagatgtcaccttgttTCTAACTGACTTGGTCACTTTTTCCACTTACAAGTgaattataaaaacacatttccatgtCCAGGGTCAAATGTTCATGTGGTCAAACATGTAACAGTGCGTGGACTGGTGACAAACACTTACTTCATCAGCATCCCCAGGCTCAGTATTAATTTAATGACCTCAGTGATGCACACTGCAGTGGTGGAGAAGTACAAGTCTCCTGTTGAGATGGTCCGTGTGTACCGTAATGCCACTGTGTATGTGGCTGCCACCAGGGTCATCACTGCCAGGCAGTACACTTTAAAGATCACACTCACATTTtctggggagagaggggagaaaacgTAATGACTACATGTAGCTAATGGTGTTTACCTTGCGTGCCGAGCGTCAAGTACAGCGCGACACTTTGAAGACCACTTCATTGTATAACAAGTGCTGTCACTTCCTTAACTGAAAACTATAACTGACACAGTACTTGTGGCTAGCAGGTCTTTTAAAACagctcagttttgttttctgatccTTCCACCTAGCGTTGCTGGTGTGGTCCTCtaacagctaacattagcctatCATGCTAGCTTGTATTCACTGGTTAAACTCACCGCCGGCCATCGCTGCTCTGGTTTGTGTCCGTCCGGGTGGCAACGAAGTCACGTATCCTGCTCACATCACATGCCATCAACTGTAATAAAAGCAATCAGCGTGGACTGTGGTATGCTGCCCGACCAGCTACACAACAGTGCGCCTGGTTTGGGTGTCTCTGCTAAGATTCATCCTTtctgcatttcccagaatgcagcGCGAGTCGGCTTTGctgagggtttgtttgttttcagcgcCTCGAAAATCCGTCCACACCTGTAACTCTGTCACATAGCTTTCCTACGCAAGCCATAGGGCAAATTAAAACTGGTTTTACTTCTCAAGTGTCACCAGTACACTCCCTGTTACACGTGTCTCATTTCTGCCAGATATTCACATGCCACTTCTGTATTCAACCACTTTCACGAGTGGCAAgtattcattaaaacattatttgtgTGGAGCTTAAGTAACAGGTGGAGTTTTTAGTAAAAACACAGTATAGGCCAGTAATACCAATAAATATATAGGCGAACAATACAAATACTGGTGAGCAGAGCTGCATGGCAGAAGGGCAGAATTATCACGGctcaaattaatttaatgtgCACTGtaaaatcaactaataaataaaataatacattcaatTTTAAATGGAATGTTTTGCGATGGTTTAGGCAGGACACAATAGTCAAATCTGAATAAGGACAGAcataagaaaacacagattcaatgaataaatatggtgtgaatttatttatttttgacaaaaaacaaataaacattcaaataatTTGCCTATTACCACCAGtcaatttgaatatttgaacaATTGGTAAGAAGTCAATGTGAAACTGTTAAATTAAATGGCTAAAAATGAACAGCATATCACTGGAACGTTTGCAGCAAGAGTGTATTGAAatgcaaaagacaaaagttgCCTTTTTTCCATCACTGTACAACGTACTGATCAACTGTATCATCATttatcaaaacataaaataaagggggaaTATCTGAACTCTTTATAGGTCAAAACTCATACCTGGTGCAGTGACTataatcaaaatgataaatgttAACATAACAgggtattttacattttaaaattctgtCTACTTTGATAAtgtaatgttgtaatgtaaATTAATACTTACAGTAACTTAAAGGATTTATGGCAAAGTGTCACATTGAACACTTGTCAGGAAAGGAATGTACTGCAGCACACTGCTTCGTGACTAACTCTTTATGCAAACACATTGTATTTCACTCAATCAGAATCACTAGTCTTAATCCAATCTTCTGTTTACAGTCAGAATTCACCAGTGCCGTTAATGGCTATTCAAACCTCTACGTaacaatctgtctgtctgtctgagcttCTTGAAGGGCAGCAGGAGCGAatcccctctccctctgacaGCAGCCCAAATCCCACCACACCAACACATTTAATGCAGGCGATTTTAAATGGGTAGAGAAGCAATGGTATTATTACCCATCATAGAAGAAATTCATAGATGTTTAAAGTTATGGGAAAATGTCCACCACTTCTTGTTTAAGCTTCCCACAAAGACCCAGCCTGTGATATTATTTTGGTGTAGCTCTACTCACAAATGGCACACTGTCCATGcactgctgctggaggaaaagctGTATTATGCACGGATTGAGCATTATAACAGAAGAACTCAGGAGTTGTCGGAGGGAACGTGCTCGAAGCCTTCGCTCTCCCTAACCAGTGCCCTCTCCAGGATGACACGGCCCTCCTTGTAGCGCTGGCTTTCCTCGGTGGCAAACTCGTACATCCAGCCCAGCTTGCTGTTGCAGTTCTTGCAGCTGACGTCCCGCACCATGTGTCTTCCCGTCAGCATCACTCTGTCCTGCACCTCGCTGTGCTGCAGATTCACAACCTGGAGGGCAGCAGTAAGATAACTGTCACTGTAACAGTTAGTTGCTTTTCTACAGaggtttcttttgtgttttcaagcaAATATCAGCaagtaaaatcaaaacatttcaaagtcagCTCTAATGACTTCCACAGTCATCCATAAATGCTAGTTGTATTGTTGAAATAAGGATTCATTTATCTCTCTTACTTTTGTTCCAAACAATTCCCAAAGGTATGTTAATGCTAATTCTTACACTCCATAACATCATCAATCATTAATCAGGACtattttgtgcttgtttgtgtcagCATGACACTTGGCCACCTCCTGGATTTTTAAATGCTTACTAGCATTAAACAGAAATGAGGCAATGTCCTACTGTCTGTTAATGAGGAGGCCCATCCATTAAACTAACAAGTGCGACACTATTGTTATTCACGACCCAGGTGAAGGAAGAGATGTGCAGGCACCTTGTTGAACAGGAAAGCTCGGCCAGTGGCTCCAGTGAAGCGCGTGGAGATGAGCTCAGCTCGGTTGGTCAGAATGGTGTCACAGTTGGCGCAGGAGAAGAGGCGAGTCCCACCAATGTGATCCAAGAAGATCCGCCCCATTTTGTCTACCTCCAGTTGGTaaacagctaaaacaaacaaattaagtAGCCCCGTTAGATGATAACACACATTTCTGGAGCaattgaaaacactgaaatttgGGGAAATAAACCAATGCACAACCCAACAAAGTAAATACAACAAGGGAaagctgtattttcttattattggtggttattttgttttatcatttacactGAGGTAGCTCTTCTTTTAATATCTCTTGTATTAGGCCATGTGGGCCATGTGGCAAATCAACTACCAGGACTGATTTATGGCAATATTGAAGTTTTGAATCAATGTGATAAAAtaccttga
The DNA window shown above is from Enoplosus armatus isolate fEnoArm2 chromosome 19, fEnoArm2.hap1, whole genome shotgun sequence and carries:
- the slc35a1 gene encoding CMP-sialic acid transporter, translating into MAGENVSVIFKVYCLAVMTLVAATYTVALRYTRTISTGDLYFSTTAVCITEVIKLILSLGMLMKETGSPIRMKNILVEHVFRSPKELLKLSVPSIVYAIQNNMAFLALSNLDAAVYQVTYQLKIPCTALCTVLMLSRSLSRLQWFSVFTLCAGVTFVQWKPAEATKVQIEQNPFVGFIAIAIAVLCSGFAGVYFEKVLKSSDTSLWVRNIQMYLSGIVVTLIGVYLNDGNNVLEKGFFFGYTPWVFFVVFLASMGGLYTSVVVKYTDNIMKGFSAAAAIVLSTVASVVLFGLQITITFASGTILVCVSIYLYGLPKQDTSKLSLQDTDKESKQKLINV
- the LOC139302386 gene encoding protein yippee-like 5 — encoded protein: MGRIFLDHIGGTRLFSCANCDTILTNRAELISTRFTGATGRAFLFNKVVNLQHSEVQDRVMLTGRHMVRDVSCKNCNSKLGWMYEFATEESQRYKEGRVILERALVRESEGFEHVPSDNS